The following proteins are co-located in the Desulfatitalea tepidiphila genome:
- a CDS encoding chromate transporter: MLTTNVTFVPCFFFIFAGAPFIEAMAGNQRLQAALTGVTATVVGVVLNLAVWFGHKVMLPDGSADIFAIVSAVVSLVLLQKFHSPIHYLVPIGAVMGVIRNLFL; encoded by the coding sequence TTGCTGACCACCAATGTCACCTTTGTGCCCTGCTTTTTCTTCATCTTTGCCGGTGCGCCGTTTATCGAGGCCATGGCCGGTAACCAGCGGCTGCAGGCCGCGCTCACCGGGGTCACCGCGACGGTCGTGGGGGTGGTGCTCAATCTGGCGGTCTGGTTCGGACACAAGGTGATGTTACCTGACGGCAGCGCAGACATATTTGCGATTGTCTCCGCGGTCGTATCCCTGGTGCTGCTGCAGAAGTTTCACTCCCCAATCCATTATCTGGTCCCCATTGGCGCGGTGATGGGGGTGATTCGAAACCTATTTCTTTGA
- a CDS encoding tyrosine-type recombinase/integrase, which produces MGLINFISGKLGKGEPIEVVFHRDGKPMEQNHVRRVFKRVLKRAGIRELRFHDICHTFASLLLSNGEGVGRFI; this is translated from the coding sequence ATGGGATTAATCAACTTTATTTCCGGTAAGTTGGGGAAGGGTGAACCGATTGAGGTCGTTTTCCATCGCGACGGAAAGCCCATGGAACAAAATCATGTCCGGAGGGTATTCAAAAGGGTGCTAAAAAGGGCCGGTATCAGAGAATTGCGTTTCCATGACATCTGCCACACTTTTGCAAGTTTGCTTCTTAGCAACGGGGAAGGGGTGGGGCGCTTCATTTGA
- a CDS encoding EamA family transporter, whose protein sequence is MPSSLSPEKLKRMISKYVIDSLAWEDSYGGAAVGYVTAIQMIGAAKTVLVTTTAPILVLPFWIIFLKERPGDTTVAGVLSCIVGICCVAL, encoded by the coding sequence ATGCCCAGCTCGTTATCGCCTGAAAAGCTGAAACGAATGATTAGCAAGTATGTAATTGACTCGCTTGCCTGGGAGGATAGCTATGGCGGGGCGGCGGTTGGCTATGTCACCGCCATTCAAATGATCGGTGCGGCCAAGACAGTTCTGGTCACCACCACGGCTCCCATCCTTGTATTGCCGTTTTGGATCATATTTCTCAAAGAAAGGCCCGGCGACACCACCGTAGCAGGTGTTTTATCCTGCATTGTCGGCATATGTTGCGTAGCCTTATAG
- a CDS encoding ABC transporter permease — translation MSILLPIIYLVILGNSFQGKLQGLPIVVVDQDGAEWSQRLMDNLRALVKGPKTVTLDQTSDENQAIRNVRQGRYKACLIIPMDFSKKKAVKAAPEVALFLDNTDGISSETIRNVVTGALRAIALTYVPLREDFGSPQLNDINLYQQVDYRQSLVPGVIIMAIFLGTQTTGAFNLVMDRFLGVDESYMLTPLSKGDIVGGLIISGLTVTTIIAVFIMTVGMLITGISFSRTFGHFALLLLIIVLTTMSLLSLMFVLLGRLRHPRVVGIISGFMNVILFFPSGAVYPIASFPEWLKLFATINP, via the coding sequence ATGAGCATCCTGCTGCCGATTATCTACCTGGTTATTCTGGGCAATTCTTTCCAGGGCAAGCTGCAAGGCCTACCGATAGTAGTGGTCGACCAAGACGGAGCAGAATGGTCGCAACGCCTGATGGACAACCTGCGTGCCTTGGTCAAAGGTCCTAAAACAGTGACGCTGGATCAGACCAGCGACGAAAACCAGGCCATTCGCAATGTCCGTCAGGGGCGCTACAAGGCTTGCCTGATCATCCCCATGGATTTCAGCAAAAAAAAAGCGGTCAAGGCCGCCCCGGAAGTGGCGCTTTTCCTGGACAACACAGACGGTATTTCTTCGGAAACCATCCGCAATGTCGTGACCGGCGCGCTGCGGGCAATCGCTTTGACCTATGTACCCCTAAGGGAGGATTTCGGCAGCCCCCAACTCAATGATATCAACTTGTATCAGCAGGTGGACTACCGCCAGTCCCTTGTGCCAGGCGTGATCATCATGGCCATTTTTCTGGGCACCCAGACCACGGGAGCCTTTAACCTGGTGATGGATCGCTTTCTCGGCGTCGATGAAAGCTATATGTTGACACCGTTGTCCAAAGGCGACATCGTGGGAGGCCTCATCATCAGCGGGCTTACAGTGACCACAATTATTGCCGTTTTCATCATGACGGTCGGCATGCTGATCACCGGCATATCTTTTTCCCGAACTTTCGGCCACTTCGCTTTGCTGCTGCTTATAATTGTGTTAACGACCATGAGTTTGCTAAGCTTGATGTTCGTCCTACTGGGCCGCCTGCGCCATCCAAGAGTCGTGGGCATCATCAGCGGTTTTATGAATGTAATTCTTTTTTTCCCAAGCGGGGCGGTGTATCCCATTGCCAGCTTTCCTGAATGGTTGAAACTCTTTGCTACAATTAATCCCTAA